The Solanum stenotomum isolate F172 unplaced genomic scaffold, ASM1918654v1 scaffold18203, whole genome shotgun sequence DNA segment ATGTCCTGGTCAGTATAGTAACGAGTAACATATATGCAAGTGTATTTCTAATCATTAtgcaaactaaaaaaaaagaaacgtTTTATTATACCTCAAGTTGCATAATCTCACAAACTAAGCTAAGATCTGCAAGGGAAGGTTGGGAATTTCCAAGCAAAAAGCTTCCGTCTTTCTGCAGCCAATAGGTATCAATCGTTGCAAGAGATGCAGAAAGGAGTTTTTTACCTTCTGCAGCAGCTTGTGGATTCAAAGGCAATCCAAATGCAGGTGCCAGTATAGTGTTAAAGACATATCCCGCTGAAAACAGAAGCAGGATCCTTGAGAAAGCTAATTTCAGGGGAAACAACAAAAGAAGTACATACATTGCAGTAGAACCGATGACGCCACAGGCAAACTAGCTGAAACCCACCAAGATAATTAAGAaagtataaaacaataaatagtGAGTGGCGCCTTCACCATGCTAACTGTTAAATGGACTTTTCACCCCTCGAAAATTAGCTCAAAGGGAAGAGGATTGCCCAAGTCATATTAGGAGTCCAGGCATCTCATCCCAGTCCGATGTTGGATCATTCTCATCACCCACCCTCACGCCCAAACACTGTCTGAAATGGAATATGAACAATCATAAACCAAGGTATATAAtcacccccctccccccacacAGGGGCTCACATCGAGCAATAGGCCTGACTCACACCCCAAAATCTAGCTTAAAGTGAGAAGGATTGCTCAAGTCATATAAGGAGTTTAGGGATCTTGACCCAATCCGATGTGTGATCATTCTCATCATGCAAACAAACTTCTTATCTATTTTAAAGATAACAATTACCCTTCTAATTCTGATTAAGTTCCTCTATAACAAATTCAAAAGCTCATGGCAAATTAACTAACTAGCAATGATCAAATTTGAGCAAGGAGTATcttcaacacaaacaaaaagTACCTGAACCACGACGTAAGTTAGAGTGGTGCCAATCCAAGACACATTCTACATTTGCTCTTTTCTGCAGGTCTTTTGGATACCTTCATCATAAAACAAAAAATCGTGAGGATATTGTAGATCACAAATTATTTATCTATAGCCCGGTGTTTACATTAAAAGAATTTCCTGCTTAACTAAAATCGAAAATTAAGAAGCGGACAGAACTAAACTTACCAATGATCAGCAGTTTCCGGAAATGCTGAAGCTAGATATCTAAGAATAGCATGACTGCAAAACACAGAAAATTTACTAGTCAGCTATTAAATACTATAAACAAGCCATAATTTACATCACCGGAATAATTGTTACACAAATCTTCAATCAAAAAGGATCACTTAAAGAAACTTCTGGTGCACGTATAAATCATTTTAACATCAACCAAAAGCTAGATCCAACAATGGACGAACAAGAATTCGTCAATATTGATACGTGTATCTTTGATACTAGACACACAAAACCTCCACAACCACGTTTTACACTCTTCAATTATACACATATGCTAAAGCTCATATCATATCAGTAGAGGCGAAACCAGAATTTGATATTGTCAGTGGattctaaattaataatctaTACCTATTAAACGAATTTCTTCAAACAAAAACAGAGTTCGAAAAAAATCTCTAGCTCCGTCCCTGCATATCAGTAATTTATATAAGAAATTGAAATTACCTTTCGAAAAGCTTAAAAGTATCATGAACTATGGCTGGTACTTGCTTCATGATATTAACTTCTGCAAACGAAACAAAaacactattttaaaaaaaagtaatctaATAGTTGAGTCTGAtctagattttgaaaatttatctccAAATATTCGTTTGGCCGTGAAATTTCAAATTCCCAAAAATAGCTCAGAACCAACTTTGGGACTTACACCGacaaaacttcaaattctaataTTTCgagtttcaacttcaaaatgtATGATTGAACGAACGAACCTTGATATTCAGGAGTGCGATGTTGACCTTTAGAAAGATCGATATTAACCTCTTCAAATTCAATTCCATTTAatcttacaaaaaaataaaaccaatAATCAGATTTGGATCATTCGGAGAATAGTAAGTAATGAAAAATGGCGAGAAAATAAGACGAGAAAGATTACTTGCAGAAAATGAGAATAGCACGAGAAGGTTGAGAAAGACGATCTACATAAACTTTGAGAGACATAATGGATGAATTGATGAGATTTCAgattttgattcaatttttagtGAATTTGTGTGAGCAATGAATGGAGAGACGACCTCTAtttaaagtcttttttttttggttttggtaTTCAATTCCGACTGTTTGGGGGAAGAAAAATTGTCAATGCATCTGACAGGTGGTAGCTAAAATGGGACCCAATTTAGTGAAGAATATTACTTCGTTCTgtttacttttaattgtcatgttgcgtttttcaaaaaataatttgatattttaaacaaaaaaaactatacgaaaagtattataaattgtatttttttgcatatcaatatgatgaaaaaatacatcataaaatattagtcaaagttcttatcatttgactctaacaaaggaaaccatgacaattaaaagtggatgaAGGGAATAACTCTCAAATTTCCATTCTAGTTTAAATTGTGTGAGATGTACGCGCTCTATATGATAGATTTCGTGAAATTGTCAGGTAGgatgtgtttatttgtttaattttatgataGTTTAGAAATCTTTTATGCATgttgaaaaattgaaagatataATATCAATTGAGATCAAATTAGATGCGTATTATATCTAAAACAAAATGCATATTACTTAATCATAATTAAGTAACAATAAATATTTACATGCAGACCATAATGTAAGTTTCCTTGTTTTAAATAAGATTGGGTTGCTCGAATGGTAAGCACTAAGGGATGTCAATGAGACGAAGTGGATGCGGGTGGGTGTTGCCTCATGTGGGATGGGACAGGTCTGGCTTTATGGGAGCAGGGCGGGGCTGGTTGAACTTGTTTTAAGGGATATAGTGCAGGTGCGGGGGAGGGGTGtaaatttcacaaattaaaatatgagattttttgttaaacaaaaatttgtgtttgttaactgaaatgacatagatgaaccAAATTTTTAACAGATGGTATAGAtgagtcatttctcaaagttcaatagcatatttgagcctttttttttttttacaaaaataatttaattaataatgtgcccaaatcataattaatcacgtgtaaaaaatggttttacaaaattaaaattattttttgttaataaataatgacatgaatgagtcttttctcaaacaaAACTGTCATCAATAAATCAACTTTTAACAGAAGACATAAataaactttttctcaaaacttgATGACATATTTAAGTATTCCCCAGAATAAAAAGATGTCTTCTTGTTTTTGGGTGATGTGTGTGAACACATGTTTTgtttatttactaaaaataaattactcctACGTAAGGGATGATGTGAAGTGTGAACCTACATTAAGGTTTTaatatagtagtagtagtagtactatttgaattatgaagagTGGGCATATGGGCCTACCCTCTGTTATCCGATGCCAAAATACCCAATAGGATTTCACGTTTTTCTATGTCAAGATTCAAGATAatgcattaattttttaaaatgtcaatattttcacgtttcaaaaaatggatttattttgaaaattggaTAAAAAGTTTTTTGTTTAGATAGTAAATATTtctacttttaattttaatatcgTGTGTTTGAATCAtcaaagaagttaaaaaaaaggtAGAAGTTCAAAATAATGCGTTGTTTTCTTTATTGGTGTCGCATATTCGTATTTAAATCTGACTTATagtttatttgataatttttttaaaattcacttatttttcaaaagtgaATAAAAGAGGATTGCTTAAATGATAAATATCCTCTATCTTCAATTCTAATGTTGTGAGACtaaatgatgaaagaagcacAAAGAGTGGGAGCTTAGAAGTAGggataaaaagaaattgaaaatgtttttcaaaaaagtattttttgttAAGAAGTCATTCGTATTTGactaatcaaattaaaaaatatgtgtttggctaattaaattaaaaaacacTTCTTTGCCGCTATTAATGTTGGTCAGACggttaaaaagtgttttttaaaagtacaagtgtttttgggaaaattattttttctagcTTTTAAAACACAGTTATTGTTACTCTTCAAAATAGTTACTTTCTCTTAAAAgcttgataaaatattttatttcttaaaagggaaaattgtacgaaataataaattattaaattcaaattaatgttatagccatagtttattttatttgtaattcgcagtaaatatttcatttttttgccatctaatttggtatacaattagctattttatacatttcggtataaaatgtgtttgtgtttgtataaagcgagagaaaagtgtacatacaaatgcaaatacatatattttcgtcctatacatttgtaattatacaaatacagatcttattatacaaattacaatgtataaataaattcaaaactgaacaatttgtataaaattggatgcatctagcgaattatacaaatcaataaaatttgttatggagcacaaattatgcaaactatagctataacatacaaatatgatttttatgtttgctatatgtaaAAGTTgctctttttaaaataatacttttGACCCATTTTTTGAAATCAAGgcttccaacaaaaaaaaaatattcaaagtttaaattcaaatttttaaaattaaagataaaatgatcTCAGCCAATATTGGTACTATCGTTTGTGATAATATAAGATTCCAACGAAGAAAGGTTGTGCAAAATTATTAAAGTGTGTTTCCATTTGTTCATTGGGCAAATATAATATGGATACTATGCAATGCACCTATGTATTCAATGACGTTGAGGCAGAGGTATCCTAAATGATAGTACTATTAATCAAATAACGTGGAAACAATTAAAAGTAACAATCAACGTTAACGTAAGATTGTGGTGCAGTGATGAGattgttttatccttaattagTGATCTCAGATTCAACTCTTGGGTATGAAGAAAATtatgttgggagcgccaccctcAAATGGACTCTATAGTGTAcgatttaaatttaatcagaGCTCTAATACAAGCCCCGAATACTGagtgggaaacaaaaaaaaaagtaccaaGATATTTCTTTcgttttattttgagaaaatggtcaaataccTTCCCAATCTATGTTTGGATTTTtaactacacacttatacttcATGAggatcctattacccccctaaactattttaaaacagattaagagcccgtttggattgacttaaaaaaagtaacttttaaaaagtaactttttaaagtgctggaacttatttttaaaataagtagttatgtgtttggataaaagtgctgcagttgaaaaaaaagttgttgatgtgtttggcaaataagtgctggtaaacacttttttttatcaaaatgtctgaaataccctttaagctgttaacatgataaaaagttgattaatttaaggtttttatacttaaaaaaaaaaNNNNNNNNNNNNNNNNNNNNNNNNNNNNNNNNNNNNNNNNNNNNNNNNNNNNNNNNNNNNNNNNNNNNNNNNNNNNNNNNNNNNNNNNNNNNNNNNNNNNNNNNNNNNNNNNNNNNNNNNNNNNNNNNNNNNNNNNNNNNNNNNNNNNNNNNNNNNNNNNNNNNNNNNNNNNNNNNNNNNNNNNNNNNNNNNNNNNNNNNNNNNNNNNNNNNNNNNNNNNNNNNNNNNNNNNNNNNNNNNNNNNNNNNNNNNNNNNNNNNNNNNNNNNNNNNNNNNNNNNNNNNNNNNNNNNNNNNNNNNNNNNNNNNNNNNNNNNNNNNNNNNNNNNNNNNNNNNNNNNNNNNNNNNNNNNNNNNNNNNNNNNNNNNNNNNNNNNNNNNNNNNNNNNNNNNNNNNNNNNNNNNNNNNNNNNNNNNNNNNNNNNNNNNNNNNNNNNNNNNNatatttattattattataattataattattataataataataataaaataataataatagtaatagtaatagtaatagtaataataataataataataatataatagtaatagtaatagtaataataattattataataataataaacataataataataataatttaataataataataatagtaatagtaataataataataagaatataataataataataagaatataataataataataataataataataataataataataataattcaatatgggcaatttggaaattgtataaaagaattaagggcaaaaaggtaatatacttggtcaacataaaagtgcttttaagttaaaaaaaaaaagctccccCCCCCCTAGCTTttggcttttggcttaaaataagtcatttttgacttaaaataaatcattttgatAATTGTCAAACgctctaataagtcaaaaacttgcttttaagccagtttgaccagcttaaaagcccatccaaacaggctctaaatACCCCCTTAAAACGTGATAATCAGCCATTTGCCTTGTGGTGAGGCACACACACTTGACACGTGTGTTTCACcaataaaactttttttaaaaagttttctctccttcttcttcatcctttcttcttcaatctttttgcagccctaattttttttgtgaaagcTTGATTTGGGGAAAATATTAGGGTATACATTGTgggtcttcttttattttttttatcttcctcACAAGGTGAATTCGTCGGGCCTCCATCCTTTTCACCATTGTCGTATGAGAAATCGTCATtaccacctccacctccatctTTATCACCTCCCTAATTTAACACGACAATTCAATACCTTAGCACATCTTTATCATCTTCATTTATAATATCTCCAAGTTGTCCATGATTTTCAACCCCATTAGTTTCATCATCTCCACCattctcataaatttttttcctcctttaattttttctatttaagaTCTTTATctggatttttttaaaactcatcACTTAGCTTATCTATCAACAGGGGATTCAAATCAACTTCCCAACTTGTTGCATATCTTGTTCCTTCAGTGATTTTTCTTCCAATTTTTTCACTTCTGCTTTATTTGATAAATCAATCATAGCATATCAGAACCAAatagtataaatatttgaataacATGCTTTAATTTGAACACTTTTGTTTTGATATTCCATTTGATGATTGATTTAATTTGTCGGAGAAAATTCGAGGATGATGGCGGCAGCAGGTTAGGGATGAAAATAGTGAAAGCGTACTCTTGACTCTTGAAATAAACCCAGGTTAAGTGGAAATAGTGAAAGAGTACCTTGACTCTTGAAATAAACCCAgatcattttttctaaaatttgatcCAAAATCTTTTGGGATGATAtgaatatatgtaaatatatctACAATTTACTTGGCTTGATTGATTTTGCAAGAGTATTACATGAGCTTGAAAATTTGTTTGgaatcaacaataaataattcGGTAAAAATGGTGGGGGCAACAATGACTATGGCGGTGGCAACACCGGTTTAGAGGTGGTGAATGATGGAGagatttgttttaaattgctatgaaaaagaaagaaaatagtaaataagaaaaataaataattaaaaatacatatatttattgaaaaaagatattaaaaataaagttttagtAATAGTTTTTGATGTTCACTCTCTAcaaagagagtgaaatacactcacATTGCCAACTAAGCATTTAGGGAGGTAATTATTACAGTTATAAACAGTTCAGATGGGTGATAGGACTCTCGTAAAATtaaagtgtgtagttgaaaatctGGATATAGATTAGGGGggcttttgaccattttctcttttattttagttatcctatttttgtttattacttaagaaattgtattttttaattattatatttgtaattatttaatatattaatttctttttaaataaatattctttctatttatatgtcacattCATTAATAACCGAGTAAATTCTTTTTGACATATGATGTCCACATGCAAATGAAGGGTACACAAATATCacatattgtttttttttttttaaaaaatgaataaattgaaaGACTAAAGCTAAGAGTAATATACCTAAATTCAGGGTTGCTCAATACTATTGATGTCCTAAGGTCAAATTGTTAAATGCAAAGttatgaataattattttataattgacTTCTCCTAAAGATTTCTTGATAGTATACTTAATCCATTCAATTTTATTGCTAAGCATAAGTAAGATTTTATCgattttaatatgaaaattatgcgtataaacaaacatatattggttaattagttaatatagttataatttgtcttaattacaattcgcggcctatttttagttttgtataattcagaatttgtctaatataatttgtataacttttgtataattcaaaatttgtatagtataattttgagtaacttacaaaaataactATAGTTATAGGGTTATTGAAGTCCAATAGCTACAAGTATGttatttaccaaaaatgacTACAGTTTATGTCTATATCtagctatatttttttataaattatttatacaatgATACATTTATAATTGTAATGCactaaataagatatttttagatatgttaaaaaactaaaatcacTCCTAAAAATCTGCTAGTTTGAATATGTAGTCTAAAGTGACAGTCTAACattgtttattttgaaaattcaaaaaaatcaaaatcgaaGATGCAAACTctgtacaaaaaaaatgaaaaacgaGAACACTTGtatgttgaaaaaatatatctcaatattattattatgcaTATAAAGACATGTAGATGAAAAtagtatacaaatacaaatacatatgaatACAATTATGTAACAGTCAACTAGTCTTctgttatattgtattttatacctACACTTGAATACAAACATACatgaatacaataatataacaGTTAAATAgactttatttatattgtatttgaaTACAGAtacaaatgaatttaaatttataactaTCAATCAACTGTAATTTATAATGTATTTGatacttatatttgaatacAAATATAGAGAAATACAATTATATAACTATTAATATGCTTTCATTTATAATGTATTTAGTACTTACAtttgaatataaatacaaatgaatatatttatgaatacattatatatatgaatacaaacatttaaatacatcaatatatatatatatatattgatgtatttaaatacaattacaaatgaatttaaatacaaataaacagatgaatacaaatatttatatttgaatacaAAATACAGATGAATATAAATTCAGAACAAACATAGTGTTTTGATTCAAAATacaaatgaatacaaatacaaagcAAAAGATGGTGCTTTATTTGGTCTGCCATTAGAGTAAAAAGTTTTGGAGTTCCTTTTGGttaattctaattgaaactgtAGAAATTGAATGACACGAACACagacacaaaaatattatctcaaaCTGCTTTCCATCATTCTAAtgaaaaaaatct contains these protein-coding regions:
- the LOC125850617 gene encoding glutathione S-transferase T1-like → MSLKVYVDRLSQPSRAILIFCKLNGIEFEEVNIDLSKGQHRTPEYQEVNIMKQVPAIVHDTFKLFESHAILRYLASAFPETADHWYPKDLQKRANVECVLDWHHSNLRRGSAGYVFNTILAPAFGLPLNPQAAAEGKKLLSASLATIDTYWLQKDGSFLLGNSQPSLADLSLVCEIMQLEFLDEKDREGLLGPHKNVLKWIDDVKSATAPYFDEIHATLFKVSEIFQKQRSAGASS